In Mangrovivirga cuniculi, the following proteins share a genomic window:
- a CDS encoding DUF2911 domain-containing protein, with product MNQLTTVFLIFLFSSTLNVFAQEAVTPRLSPLEVKTVKNEDSYVKVTYSRPHKRDRIIFGDLVPYGKVWRLGANEATEITITEDIKMAGRDLEAGTYSLFAIPQEDKWTIIVNKELGLWGAYNYNKENDLMRFDVPTSETKETWEAFTIDFEQRQDKTYMTMSWDKTKVSIPIDFQISE from the coding sequence ATGAACCAATTAACCACTGTCTTTTTAATCTTTTTATTTTCTTCGACCCTGAACGTCTTTGCTCAGGAAGCTGTTACCCCCAGATTAAGTCCTCTAGAGGTCAAAACAGTTAAAAATGAAGATTCATATGTAAAAGTAACTTATTCTCGCCCTCATAAACGGGATAGGATAATTTTTGGAGATCTCGTGCCTTATGGTAAAGTCTGGAGATTAGGCGCAAACGAAGCAACAGAGATCACAATTACCGAAGACATAAAAATGGCAGGAAGAGATCTTGAAGCCGGAACTTACTCTTTATTCGCTATTCCTCAGGAAGATAAGTGGACAATAATAGTAAATAAGGAACTTGGTCTGTGGGGAGCATACAATTATAATAAAGAAAATGATCTTATGAGATTTGATGTGCCGACCTCAGAAACTAAAGAAACCTGGGAAGCATTTACAATCGATTTTGAACAAAGACAGGATAAAACATATATGACCATGAGCTGGGATAAAACGAAAGTAAGCATCCCAATCGATTTTCAAATATCAGAATAA
- a CDS encoding DUF1835 domain-containing protein: MNVHIINSYKLLERLPKEASGKKIVIKETLSQGPVSNDTLPKLFEERAQFFKDAYSISEEVYFGESMPEIMKLPAIKRFSKVNLWFEHDIVSQVNLWFTCSLINFNSIKELSLVLPSVGHQNGFENMNKLQIAKTFKNKINLTYHQFTALQNLWTAYCEKNFAAMHKLSRPLSSILPLLSEVIRVIEADHKDYTYARKVLDKIRGDKKEDDLKLIEKFKSSAPIYGYEEAQVAYLLDNIK, translated from the coding sequence ATGAATGTTCATATAATAAACAGTTATAAACTATTAGAAAGATTGCCCAAAGAGGCTTCAGGAAAAAAAATAGTTATAAAAGAAACTTTATCGCAAGGTCCTGTGTCTAATGACACTTTGCCAAAGTTATTTGAAGAAAGAGCACAATTTTTCAAGGATGCTTATTCAATTTCTGAAGAAGTGTATTTTGGCGAATCAATGCCTGAAATAATGAAATTACCGGCAATTAAAAGATTTTCAAAGGTAAACCTTTGGTTTGAGCATGATATAGTAAGCCAGGTGAATCTTTGGTTTACGTGTTCCTTAATAAATTTTAATTCCATCAAAGAATTATCATTGGTATTACCATCGGTAGGGCATCAAAATGGTTTTGAGAATATGAATAAGCTTCAAATAGCAAAGACATTCAAAAATAAAATAAACTTAACCTATCATCAGTTTACAGCACTTCAGAATTTATGGACTGCATACTGTGAGAAAAATTTTGCTGCTATGCATAAATTATCTCGTCCGCTTTCTTCCATACTTCCTCTTCTTTCTGAGGTAATCCGAGTGATTGAAGCTGATCACAAAGATTATACATATGCCAGAAAAGTTCTTGATAAAATACGTGGTGATAAAAAAGAAGATGACCTGAAGCTAATTGAAAAATTTAAAAGCTCAGCCCCTATTTATGGCTACGAAGAAGCTCAGGTAGCGTATTTATTAGATAATATTAAATAA
- a CDS encoding DUF1573 domain-containing protein translates to MVKKEFEIYNQGEKEIVFDPNLIETPEHITVSFNPANLAAKERGKLVVSYDTQNKDDLGYFTEPVSFITSEDSDSLKTLYVTTFIKEYFPPMTKEELADAPKISVSNRKHDFGALNEGETSEYEFTISNYGKEPLLIRKILANCGCIETEIRKEKIKPGQSTTVKVKLDSEGRVGYLTKNLTIFSNDPRKSTIQVTIKAKIDN, encoded by the coding sequence GTGGTTAAAAAGGAATTTGAAATTTATAATCAGGGTGAAAAGGAAATAGTTTTTGATCCGAATTTAATAGAGACTCCTGAGCATATTACTGTTTCATTTAATCCTGCTAATCTTGCTGCTAAGGAGAGAGGAAAGCTGGTTGTTTCTTATGATACTCAGAATAAAGACGATCTGGGTTATTTTACTGAACCGGTGAGTTTTATTACTTCAGAAGACTCTGACAGCCTGAAAACTTTATATGTAACTACTTTCATAAAGGAGTATTTTCCTCCAATGACAAAGGAAGAATTAGCAGATGCCCCTAAAATATCTGTATCTAATCGCAAGCACGATTTTGGAGCATTAAATGAAGGAGAAACTTCTGAATATGAATTTACTATTTCAAATTATGGTAAGGAGCCCCTTTTGATTCGTAAAATTCTTGCCAATTGTGGTTGCATAGAAACTGAAATTAGAAAGGAAAAGATAAAACCCGGGCAAAGTACAACTGTGAAAGTGAAATTAGATAGTGAAGGAAGGGTTGGTTACCTGACTAAGAACCTGACTATTTTCAGTAATGATCCACGTAAAAGTACTATACAGGTAACTATAAAGGCAAAAATTGACAATTAG
- a CDS encoding serine hydrolase domain-containing protein: MKKTLIYISLLFIVSACGKQKQNIDDPFSGLKNTLDSLTTAGITPGISMSVFTRDSIIMVHTSGYANLSDSVKVKETTNFEAASLSKPILAHIYLKHFKDEIPLDTSLLSFYDQSITNNTDYLEKVSPFHVLSHQSGLPNWRAMPDTKAKSLSEVFKKTDSLNFKFEPGSKFGYSGEGYIWLQGAIEKVSDKPFQQIASETIFAMAKANSSTFIYPKIDKNASIPYNEDNERVSKQIINVTLASASLHSNAVEYAKMFQHYITDESSLMDPVIEVDTLDNFQIKWAPGIGIMDNNQGAEYLFHWGDNGSFKSYLIYDKNNDLGFVYFTNSSNGLKIRNIIIDKVYNKKIPMWPEDYEQLK; encoded by the coding sequence ATGAAAAAAACATTAATATATATTTCACTTCTATTTATTGTCTCTGCATGTGGTAAACAAAAACAAAATATTGATGACCCATTTTCTGGTCTGAAAAACACACTTGATTCTTTAACAACTGCTGGAATCACTCCAGGTATATCGATGAGTGTTTTTACCAGGGACTCAATTATAATGGTTCATACATCAGGATATGCTAATTTAAGTGATTCAGTTAAAGTCAAGGAAACTACAAACTTTGAAGCTGCCTCTTTATCGAAACCCATTCTGGCACATATTTATCTGAAACACTTTAAAGATGAAATTCCCCTGGATACATCTTTACTTAGCTTTTATGATCAATCTATAACAAACAATACTGATTACCTTGAGAAGGTTTCTCCATTTCATGTCCTAAGCCACCAATCCGGATTACCAAATTGGAGAGCAATGCCGGATACTAAAGCAAAATCACTATCTGAAGTATTTAAAAAAACAGATAGCCTGAACTTCAAATTCGAACCTGGAAGTAAATTCGGTTACTCCGGTGAAGGATATATATGGCTTCAGGGAGCAATAGAAAAAGTTTCAGATAAGCCATTTCAACAAATTGCCTCTGAAACAATCTTTGCTATGGCTAAAGCTAATAGCTCAACGTTTATTTATCCAAAAATTGATAAAAACGCCTCCATTCCTTATAATGAAGACAATGAAAGAGTCAGTAAACAAATAATAAATGTGACATTAGCTTCAGCATCTTTACATTCCAATGCAGTAGAATATGCAAAGATGTTTCAGCATTACATAACTGATGAATCTTCTTTAATGGATCCGGTTATAGAGGTTGATACTTTGGACAATTTCCAAATTAAATGGGCTCCGGGTATAGGCATTATGGATAATAATCAAGGCGCCGAATATTTATTCCATTGGGGAGATAATGGCTCATTCAAATCATATTTGATATATGATAAAAACAATGATCTTGGTTTTGTTTATTTCACCAATTCTTCGAATGGTTTAAAAATAAGGAACATAATTATCGATAAAGTTTATAATAAAAAGATACCAATGTGGCCTGAAGATTATGAACAATTAAAATAA
- a CDS encoding META domain-containing protein, which yields MKYFYYLSFAIILFSGCKTSQKTGEKISEQDVLATWVGAIGCDECSGINYELTLLENNKYYELIVHQDKAGNELIKKGEWRLKGDILTLYASNSQDEYKTLEVDNEKLLLTGPKNESLEKSSKPRTSSYYINKAIKGIDFTGSGHHPQWEIDIDFDENIHIQYPDKRIDYSTPIPENVADNSGNTLIYVVESEKSELTLTLNKQECFDDQLKETFDYSITATLKLISMNEPVTLEGCGRFLGDYRLHDIWVLTEINNKPLDPGIVFKQSPFLELNLTQRHLTGFTGCNRVKGNLSFNQSSLIVTDISGTKMSCQAESLETQFSEILTFGVLDYNFDKRNMTLQNKRGKLTFKKVD from the coding sequence ATGAAATATTTCTACTATTTATCTTTTGCTATTATTCTCTTTTCCGGATGTAAAACCAGCCAAAAAACTGGCGAAAAAATCTCAGAACAGGATGTTCTAGCCACATGGGTTGGAGCTATTGGTTGTGATGAATGTAGTGGAATTAATTATGAACTTACACTCCTTGAAAATAACAAATATTATGAATTGATTGTCCATCAGGATAAAGCCGGTAACGAATTAATAAAAAAGGGTGAATGGAGATTAAAAGGAGATATACTGACACTTTATGCTTCGAATAGTCAGGATGAGTATAAAACGCTCGAAGTTGATAATGAAAAATTACTACTGACAGGTCCAAAAAATGAATCATTGGAAAAATCTTCTAAACCCCGTACTTCAAGCTATTATATCAATAAAGCTATAAAAGGAATTGATTTTACTGGTTCGGGCCATCACCCTCAATGGGAAATTGATATAGATTTTGATGAAAACATTCATATTCAATATCCTGACAAAAGGATTGATTATTCAACACCGATTCCTGAAAATGTTGCCGACAATAGTGGGAATACCCTGATCTATGTGGTTGAATCCGAGAAAAGTGAATTAACTTTGACATTAAATAAGCAAGAATGCTTTGATGATCAATTAAAAGAAACATTTGATTACTCAATTACAGCTACACTTAAGTTAATTAGCATGAATGAGCCAGTTACTCTTGAAGGTTGCGGAAGATTTTTGGGAGACTACAGGCTTCATGATATTTGGGTTTTAACTGAGATCAATAACAAACCACTGGATCCGGGCATAGTATTTAAACAGTCTCCATTTCTGGAATTGAATCTTACCCAAAGACACCTGACGGGATTCACTGGTTGCAACAGGGTAAAAGGAAATTTAAGTTTTAATCAATCCTCATTAATTGTAACGGATATTTCAGGAACAAAAATGAGCTGCCAGGCAGAAAGTCTGGAAACCCAATTTTCGGAAATCCTTACTTTTGGAGTGTTAGATTATAATTTTGATAAACGAAATATGACTCTTCAGAATAAAAGAGGGAAACTAACATTTAAAAAAGTAGATTAA
- a CDS encoding PQQ-dependent sugar dehydrogenase, with amino-acid sequence MHFGYPYCHGGDIADPEFGEQRPCSDFVRPAQNLGPHVAPLGLTIYSGEDFPDEYNGKALIAEHGSWNRSKKIGYRITMVDLNNGEGTSYEPFIDGWLNEEEQTVWGRPVDVIELENGSLMISDDYSGTIYKVSYNEEG; translated from the coding sequence ATGCATTTTGGATACCCGTATTGCCATGGTGGAGATATTGCTGATCCTGAATTTGGGGAACAGAGGCCTTGTTCTGATTTTGTCAGACCTGCTCAAAATCTGGGGCCTCACGTAGCGCCTTTAGGATTAACCATTTATTCAGGGGAGGATTTTCCGGATGAGTATAACGGTAAAGCACTAATTGCTGAACATGGAAGCTGGAACCGAAGTAAAAAAATAGGCTATCGAATTACCATGGTAGACCTTAACAATGGAGAGGGAACAAGCTACGAGCCTTTTATTGATGGCTGGTTAAATGAGGAAGAACAAACCGTTTGGGGAAGGCCAGTTGATGTAATCGAACTAGAAAATGGATCCCTGATGATCTCAGATGATTATTCAGGAACAATATACAAGGTATCTTATAATGAAGAAGGATAA
- a CDS encoding NAD-dependent epimerase/dehydratase family protein yields the protein MAKKIMVTGGTGYIGSWVVKELLERGHIVKLTVRDKSKEEKYNFLQEIANQSPGELEVYEANLLKFGSYDEAIKDCDTVVHMASPFILDVKDPIEELVKPALEGTENVLASASKAATVKKVILTSSVAAIYGDAKDMQDQGLNEFTEENWNTTSNKDHQPYPYSKTLAERKAWELHDKQEQWFLAVINPSFVMGPSLTKISNSESLKFMSDMLKGKMQVGAPDLVFGVVDVRDVAKAHASAVEMEDVTGRHILSNKSVSVLEMAEAVRIESDKKYKLPKSLSPKWLLYIVGPLFGINSSFVKKNIGYPLRFNNSKSIKNLEIDYRPFNTTMKDMVEQMEENNMIKN from the coding sequence ATGGCGAAAAAAATAATGGTAACAGGTGGAACCGGCTATATTGGTTCATGGGTTGTCAAAGAACTTCTTGAAAGAGGACATATTGTTAAACTTACTGTAAGAGATAAGTCTAAAGAAGAGAAATATAATTTCCTACAGGAAATAGCAAATCAAAGTCCTGGAGAGTTGGAAGTTTATGAAGCAAATCTGTTGAAATTCGGCTCATATGATGAAGCTATTAAAGATTGTGACACTGTAGTTCATATGGCTTCTCCTTTTATCCTTGATGTTAAAGATCCAATTGAAGAACTGGTAAAGCCGGCATTAGAAGGGACTGAAAATGTATTGGCATCTGCCTCAAAAGCCGCAACTGTTAAAAAGGTTATTCTCACTTCAAGTGTAGCAGCGATTTATGGTGACGCAAAAGATATGCAGGATCAGGGACTTAATGAATTTACGGAAGAAAACTGGAATACGACAAGCAATAAAGACCATCAGCCATATCCATATTCCAAAACTCTCGCTGAAAGAAAAGCCTGGGAATTACATGATAAACAGGAGCAATGGTTTTTAGCTGTGATTAATCCAAGTTTCGTCATGGGTCCTTCACTAACAAAAATCTCTAATTCGGAGAGTCTCAAATTTATGAGCGACATGCTAAAAGGTAAAATGCAAGTTGGGGCTCCTGACCTTGTTTTCGGAGTGGTTGATGTCAGGGATGTAGCTAAAGCTCATGCCAGTGCAGTTGAGATGGAAGACGTTACTGGCAGACATATTCTATCCAATAAAAGTGTATCAGTACTTGAAATGGCTGAAGCTGTGAGAATAGAATCTGATAAAAAATACAAGCTACCAAAATCCTTGAGTCCAAAATGGCTTTTATACATAGTAGGACCACTGTTTGGAATCAACTCTTCTTTCGTCAAAAAGAATATCGGATATCCTCTGCGTTTTAATAATTCAAAAAGTATTAAAAATTTAGAAATAGATTACAGGCCTTTTAATACAACTATGAAAGATATGGTTGAGCAAATGGAAGAAAATAATATGATCAAAAATTAA
- the trpS gene encoding tryptophan--tRNA ligase, giving the protein MPRILTGIQSSGKPHLGNILGAIKPAIALSKKENNDSLFFIADLHSLTSIKDGEERVNNVDAVAAAWLACGFDTDKNLFYRQSRIPEVCELTWYMNCFTPFPMLANAHSFKDKSDRLSDVNAGLFTYPVLMTCDIILYDAEYVPVGKDQKQHLEMTRDIASSFNARYGEVFVLPEAIIDEKVMTIPGTDGQKMSKSYGNTIDIFLPEKQLKKQVMSIITDSTPLEEPKDPDTCNVYGIYSLLGTEEETKQLREKYLAGNFGYGHAKKELLGLILDKFSEEREKYNYYMENLEELHAELEKGEEKAREIARPTLDKVRKVLGYK; this is encoded by the coding sequence ATGCCAAGAATATTAACGGGAATCCAAAGTTCAGGAAAACCGCATCTGGGGAACATATTAGGTGCGATCAAACCAGCTATTGCACTTTCGAAAAAAGAAAATAACGATTCTCTGTTTTTTATAGCAGATCTACATTCATTAACCTCCATTAAAGACGGCGAAGAGCGAGTGAACAATGTCGATGCTGTTGCTGCAGCCTGGCTAGCCTGCGGATTTGATACTGATAAAAATCTTTTTTACCGTCAATCCAGAATTCCTGAAGTTTGCGAGTTAACATGGTATATGAATTGTTTCACGCCATTTCCAATGTTAGCAAATGCTCATTCATTTAAAGATAAATCTGATAGATTGAGTGATGTAAACGCAGGATTATTTACTTATCCGGTATTAATGACTTGTGATATTATTCTGTACGATGCCGAATATGTACCGGTGGGTAAAGACCAAAAGCAGCATTTGGAAATGACCAGAGATATTGCTTCTTCATTTAATGCCAGGTATGGTGAAGTATTCGTATTACCGGAAGCAATTATTGATGAAAAAGTAATGACTATTCCAGGTACCGATGGTCAGAAAATGAGTAAATCATACGGTAATACTATCGATATATTTTTACCTGAAAAACAACTGAAAAAACAGGTAATGTCAATTATCACTGATAGTACTCCATTAGAAGAACCCAAAGATCCGGATACCTGTAACGTTTATGGTATTTATAGTCTATTAGGTACTGAAGAGGAAACTAAACAATTGAGAGAAAAATACCTGGCTGGAAATTTTGGATACGGCCATGCTAAAAAAGAGCTTCTCGGATTGATATTGGATAAATTTAGTGAGGAGAGAGAAAAGTATAATTACTACATGGAGAATCTTGAGGAACTTCATGCAGAACTTGAGAAAGGAGAAGAAAAAGCCAGAGAAATTGCCAGACCGACTCTGGATAAAGTCAGAAAGGTTTTAGGATATAAATAA
- a CDS encoding DUF1573 domain-containing protein yields MNRSVAILCFAIFLAMDVFGQAQIEFRNTKHNFGEIEEEGGPVKYTFVFENTGDDTLKINNVRASCGCTTPAWTKQNILPGDTGYVIAQYNPFNRPGGFNKSLTVSTNAEKQVTTLQISGKVKPKPKGPKDDFPTPMGDLRVKYRALPLGNITNQGWLKRNLKFIIRVKRK; encoded by the coding sequence ATGAATAGGTCAGTTGCTATTTTGTGTTTTGCGATCTTTTTAGCCATGGATGTGTTTGGCCAGGCTCAAATAGAATTTCGTAACACGAAACATAATTTTGGAGAGATAGAAGAGGAGGGAGGACCGGTGAAGTACACCTTTGTTTTTGAAAATACAGGTGACGACACACTGAAAATAAATAACGTCAGAGCTAGTTGTGGTTGTACTACCCCGGCCTGGACTAAACAAAATATTCTTCCTGGAGATACAGGTTATGTTATTGCTCAATATAATCCATTTAACAGACCTGGTGGGTTTAATAAATCTCTTACAGTAAGCACTAATGCTGAAAAGCAGGTAACAACATTACAAATTAGTGGTAAAGTAAAACCAAAGCCAAAAGGCCCAAAGGACGACTTCCCGACTCCAATGGGAGATTTAAGAGTTAAATATCGAGCTTTGCCTTTAGGAAATATCACTAACCAGGGGTGGTTAAAAAGGAATTTGAAATTTATAATCAGGGTGAAAAGGAAATAG
- a CDS encoding deoxycytidylate deaminase, with product MERPQFDDIFMELAVNLAKRSHCIRRHVGAVLVKETRIISIGYNGPPAGTHNCDEEFPENGCGKDSKGSCTLALHAEQNAIIYAVKNNASVSGSTLYVTLSPCIACARIIYSMGIKKVIFLKSYAEYKGLATDEGVDFLSKFGVETEQYSGDLSNVTHMI from the coding sequence ATGGAACGACCACAATTTGATGATATTTTTATGGAACTTGCCGTAAATCTGGCAAAACGTTCTCATTGTATCCGCCGACACGTAGGCGCGGTACTCGTAAAAGAAACCAGAATAATCAGTATTGGTTATAATGGCCCGCCAGCAGGAACGCACAATTGTGACGAAGAATTTCCGGAAAACGGATGTGGTAAAGATAGTAAGGGTAGTTGCACCTTAGCTTTGCATGCAGAACAAAATGCAATAATTTATGCGGTTAAGAATAATGCCTCCGTTTCAGGATCCACTCTATATGTCACTTTATCACCCTGTATTGCCTGTGCAAGAATTATTTACAGTATGGGTATAAAGAAAGTGATTTTCCTTAAATCTTATGCAGAATATAAAGGCTTAGCTACTGATGAAGGGGTCGACTTCTTAAGCAAGTTTGGAGTAGAAACGGAACAGTATAGTGGTGACCTGAGTAATGTTACTCATATGATCTAG
- the murB gene encoding UDP-N-acetylmuramate dehydrogenase, protein MIEIKQQADLKNYHTFGVPAIAEYLAEVHSIEDIREAIDYARSNNLKLNVFGGGSNVLFKTNPKGLTVVNKITGVEVVRETEKEVELSVGAGEIWHDFVLYCLDHKYYGIENLSLIPGTVGAAPMQNIGAYGVEIKEVFKHLDAVHRETKELERFNNEECQFGYRTSVFKTTQRDKYIIARVNFVLSKVPELNISYGAISQTLNEMGISSPTPEDVSKAVIHIRSSKLPDPSKIGNAGSFFKNPSIPNEAYEKLKMQFPNMPGYSQPDETVKVPAGWLIEQCGWKGKKVGNTGAHKNQALVLVNYGNAKGQEIFDLSEQILKSVRDKFGINLEREVNII, encoded by the coding sequence ATGATCGAAATTAAACAACAGGCAGATTTAAAGAACTATCATACATTTGGTGTGCCGGCCATTGCTGAATACCTGGCTGAAGTTCATTCAATAGAAGATATTCGAGAGGCAATAGATTACGCCCGATCCAATAATCTAAAATTAAATGTGTTCGGCGGTGGTAGCAATGTTCTTTTCAAAACCAATCCAAAAGGACTGACTGTTGTAAACAAAATTACCGGAGTAGAAGTAGTTCGGGAAACCGAAAAAGAAGTTGAATTAAGTGTAGGTGCCGGAGAAATATGGCATGACTTTGTTCTCTATTGCCTTGATCATAAATATTATGGAATCGAAAACCTCTCCCTGATACCAGGTACAGTCGGAGCTGCACCGATGCAGAACATCGGTGCTTATGGCGTAGAAATCAAAGAGGTATTCAAACATCTTGATGCTGTTCACAGGGAAACCAAAGAATTAGAAAGATTTAACAATGAGGAATGTCAGTTTGGCTATCGGACCAGTGTTTTTAAAACTACTCAACGTGATAAATATATAATTGCAAGGGTGAATTTCGTATTATCTAAAGTTCCTGAATTGAATATTTCTTACGGTGCTATTTCCCAAACGCTGAATGAAATGGGAATCTCCTCTCCTACTCCTGAAGACGTCAGCAAGGCTGTTATTCACATAAGAAGTTCTAAGCTTCCTGATCCAAGTAAGATCGGTAATGCAGGGAGCTTTTTTAAGAATCCAAGCATACCTAATGAAGCTTACGAAAAGTTAAAAATGCAATTCCCGAATATGCCGGGTTACTCTCAGCCTGATGAAACTGTAAAAGTTCCTGCTGGCTGGTTAATAGAGCAATGTGGATGGAAAGGCAAAAAAGTTGGAAATACTGGTGCCCATAAAAATCAGGCTCTTGTTCTCGTTAATTACGGAAATGCAAAAGGACAGGAAATATTTGACCTATCGGAACAAATACTAAAAAGTGTCCGGGATAAATTTGGCATAAACCTTGAACGAGAAGTAAATATTATCTAG
- a CDS encoding phospho-sugar mutase, producing MEQSIQRKIDHWLESNIDQDLKSQIEKLMSNGNNDELVDSFYRDLEFGTGGLRGIMGPGTNRMNKYTIGMATQGLANYLRQSFGDQEIKVAIAHDSRNNSRKFAEITANVFSGNGFKVYLFEDLRPTPELSFAIREFGCQSGVVLTASHNPKEYNGYKAYWDDGAQVIAPHDKNIIAEVNKITDFSQVKFEGNTDLIIPIGKDVDNKYLDQIKSLSLNQEAIKSNSEMKIVYSPLHGTGVTLVPEILERFGFNSVHVVEEQAKPDGNFPTVVYPNPEESEALSKGLAKAKEIDADLLMATDPDSDRVGIAVKNHKNEWQLLNGNQTGALLIYYVLQAYKEKNGFEGNEFIVKTIVTTELIKDIADRFGVQSYDTLTGFKHIAALIRKLEGKEKYLVGGEESYGYLIGDAVRDKDAIASCALIAEMTAWAKSENKSLFDLLLEIYKEFGHYNEYLFSLTKKGKSGAEEISKMMEDMRKKAPDTLGGIKVIKVSDYLAQESTDLVSGKTTSIDLPKSNVLQFFLEDGSKVSARPSGTEPKIKFYISVKKGLAEISEFDNSLDSLNQKAEKIKKDLGL from the coding sequence ATGGAGCAGTCAATTCAACGAAAAATAGATCATTGGTTAGAAAGCAATATCGATCAGGACCTGAAATCCCAGATCGAAAAACTAATGAGTAATGGTAACAATGATGAACTGGTAGATTCATTTTACAGGGATCTCGAATTCGGCACCGGAGGACTTAGAGGTATAATGGGGCCGGGAACGAACCGGATGAACAAATATACCATTGGAATGGCCACTCAGGGATTAGCAAATTATCTTAGACAGAGTTTTGGTGATCAGGAAATTAAAGTAGCCATTGCACATGACTCAAGAAATAACAGCAGAAAATTCGCTGAGATTACTGCTAATGTATTCAGTGGAAACGGCTTTAAAGTTTACCTTTTTGAAGATCTTAGACCAACACCGGAATTATCATTTGCAATTAGGGAATTTGGCTGTCAGAGTGGTGTAGTATTAACTGCCTCTCATAACCCAAAAGAATATAATGGTTACAAAGCATACTGGGATGATGGCGCACAAGTTATCGCACCACATGATAAAAACATTATTGCAGAAGTAAACAAGATCACAGATTTCAGTCAGGTTAAATTTGAGGGAAATACAGATCTCATCATTCCGATCGGAAAAGATGTTGACAATAAATATCTTGATCAAATAAAATCTCTTTCATTGAATCAAGAGGCCATCAAGAGCAATTCAGAAATGAAAATTGTTTATTCACCTCTTCACGGAACCGGAGTAACACTCGTACCTGAGATTCTGGAAAGATTCGGATTTAATTCTGTTCATGTTGTAGAAGAGCAAGCGAAACCGGATGGGAATTTCCCAACTGTCGTCTATCCAAATCCTGAAGAGTCAGAAGCACTTTCAAAAGGTCTTGCCAAGGCTAAAGAAATAGATGCTGATCTTCTTATGGCCACTGATCCTGATAGTGACAGAGTAGGTATCGCAGTAAAAAATCATAAAAATGAATGGCAACTACTCAATGGTAATCAAACAGGAGCTCTTTTGATCTATTATGTCCTTCAGGCATATAAAGAAAAAAATGGTTTCGAAGGAAATGAGTTCATTGTTAAAACTATCGTAACGACAGAATTAATCAAAGATATAGCTGATAGGTTTGGAGTCCAATCATATGATACGTTAACAGGATTTAAGCATATAGCTGCTTTAATCAGAAAACTTGAAGGCAAAGAAAAATATCTTGTTGGTGGAGAAGAAAGTTATGGTTACCTGATTGGAGATGCAGTAAGAGACAAAGATGCGATTGCTTCATGTGCATTAATTGCAGAAATGACTGCATGGGCTAAAAGTGAAAATAAATCACTTTTTGATTTATTGCTGGAAATCTATAAAGAATTCGGTCATTATAATGAATATCTATTTTCATTGACTAAAAAAGGAAAGTCAGGTGCAGAAGAGATCAGTAAAATGATGGAAGACATGAGAAAGAAGGCTCCTGACACATTAGGTGGTATCAAGGTGATAAAAGTAAGCGATTATCTCGCTCAAGAGTCTACAGATCTGGTTAGCGGTAAGACTACCTCTATCGATCTGCCTAAGTCCAATGTATTACAATTTTTCTTAGAAGATGGCTCTAAGGTTTCAGCAAGACCTTCAGGAACCGAACCTAAAATCAAATTTTACATTAGTGTAAAGAAAGGTTTAGCAGAAATATCTGAATTTGATAATTCTCTGGATTCACTTAATCAAAAAGCTGAAAAGATTAAAAAAGATCTCGGATTATAA